ACGGCCCGAGGATACTGCATGATGCAGGTATCAATATTTCCAATGCCTTTCTCAGTCAGGTGATTTTTGGTGTGGCCAATTTCATTTTCACGCTGATTGCCATCTGGAAAGTGGATACCATGGGCCGTCGTCCGTTATACATTGCCGGGTCTATAGGTGGTACCCTGAGCCTGCTTTTCACAGGCATCTGTTTTTATAACGGGGCTACCAGTAACATCGCTCTTGTGATCTCAATTATCCTGTTTCTCGCGTGTTTTGCATTTTCACTCGGCCCGCTGAAATTTGTGATTGCAGCAGAGATATTTCCCACGCAGATCAGGGGAAGGGCCATGGCCTTGAGTATTATGGCGATGTGGTTGTCGGATACTATTGTAGGCCAGTTAACGCCGGTGCTGTTGGGTCGTGCAGGCGCTGCCGTTACCTTCTGGTTTTTTGCTACCTGTTGTTTGCTGGCGTTCCTGACAGTACTTAAAATGGTACCGGAAACGAAGGGCAGAACACTGGAGGAAGTGGAAGGTATGTGGCAGGGGCATTGAGCCGGCTGCTTTATCATGCATCCGGAATTTCGGGCTCTACCAGTTTAGTTAGTTTATCCAGAGAATCCTGCCAGCCCAGATAGCACATTTCCACGGGTATCATCGCAGGTATTCCTTCCTGCACAATCTTTACATCTGTGCCCGCTATCGTTTTCTTCAGCCAAACGGAGGTGGTCATTACGCCCGGCATATTGGGATCATCGAACTTATCGGTGTACTTCAGGAATTCACCGGGTTTGAGTTCCTGATATTCTCCGCCGAATGAATGACCATTTCCGGTTGTAAAATTCTGAAACGACATTTTGAACTTTCCTCCCACTTTTACATTCATTTCATGTACGGTGCAAAGAAAGCCATATGGTGGCAGCCAGGAGGCGATTGCCAGGGCTTCGGTAAAGGCACGATATACTTTTTCAGGAGATGCCTTCATTACTCTGTGTAAAGAAACTTTGTTGTCTGACATAAGAATATTTTTTTGTTGTATCCTACTCGTCTGGCTTTTCGGATCCGCCCGTTTTTAGGTGGTTACTGCTCCACTGGTTGTTCTTAACAAAGGTGGTTGTAAAAGCTGATTTTGAGCGAGGTGGTATGCGACAATTTATGGGGCGGATTACGACGAGGGGTAGTGAGTTATTTTGCCAGATACACAAAAATGATGGCAACAATGGCTGGCAGTGCCTGCACATAGAATATCTTCCTGGAAGCAGTAAGTGCGCCGTAAATACCCGCTATGGCCACGCATGCAAGAAAAAACAACCGGATATTTGTGGCCCAGGTGGTATCTGAGATCAGAAACGACCAGATCAATCCCGCAGCCAGGAATCCATTATACAGTCCCTGGTTGGCTGCAAGTTTTTTTGTTGGTTTAAACAACTCGCCGGGTAAAGCACCGCCAAAAGCCTTTTTGCCGGCAGTTTCCCAGGCAAACATTTCCATCCAGAGTATGTACAGATGTTCGATGGCTACTAAGGCAGTGAGTATGGTTGCTATCAGTTTCATAGTTTAACAATTTAATATTTTCTG
The genomic region above belongs to Chitinophaga sp. 180180018-3 and contains:
- a CDS encoding DUF1304 domain-containing protein — translated: MKLIATILTALVAIEHLYILWMEMFAWETAGKKAFGGALPGELFKPTKKLAANQGLYNGFLAAGLIWSFLISDTTWATNIRLFFLACVAIAGIYGALTASRKIFYVQALPAIVAIIFVYLAK
- a CDS encoding SRPBCC family protein, coding for MSDNKVSLHRVMKASPEKVYRAFTEALAIASWLPPYGFLCTVHEMNVKVGGKFKMSFQNFTTGNGHSFGGEYQELKPGEFLKYTDKFDDPNMPGVMTTSVWLKKTIAGTDVKIVQEGIPAMIPVEMCYLGWQDSLDKLTKLVEPEIPDA